Proteins encoded in a region of the Euleptes europaea isolate rEulEur1 chromosome 3, rEulEur1.hap1, whole genome shotgun sequence genome:
- the ELFN2 gene encoding protein phosphatase 1 regulatory subunit 29: MFRLGFWVATLLCVCAPGVVRSDCWLIEGDKGYVWLAICSQNQPPYETIPQHINSTVHDLRLNENKLKVVLYSSLNRFGNLTDLNLTKNEISYVEDGAFMGQSNLQVLQLGYNKLTNLTEGMLRGMGRLQFLFVQHNLIEVVTPNAFAECPSLISIDLSSNRLSRLDGNTFTSLSNLMVCELAGNPFNCDCNLYGFLMWLVAFNNVTKNYDRLQCETPREFAGYPLLVPRPHHSRNAITIFKSMCGDGPFPSITRINPTPFMPDSQRDLDDNAENSGISPGDFLSVEPPASSTTDSSFNPSIKLQQVTITSAALVVTIPSPFSKMYVLVQYNNSYISDVMTLKKKKEVVTLTHLKAHTDYTFCVASIRNSKRYNHTCLSFATRSKGREDPMPNTSTTTHYIMTILGCLFGMVIILGIVYYCLRKRRMQEEKQKSLNVKKTILEMRYGSDIDTSSIVHPSQKLGEPPVIPVSRMSSLPSMISEKMPPNKSMETGMETPKVTTKGNYIEVRTGGGDGLDRSQRDDDLHELDNGQGSAAEISTIAKEVDKVNQIINNCIDALKLDTASFLGGGGGVDSDMGYECQSIPAGSSSGLERPSFLSPPYKESSHHPLQRQLSADAAVTRKTCSVSSSGSIKSAKVFSLDVPDHPQMSKGDSKYIEKGSPLNSPLDRLPLVSPGAIHHLEVKPSYHCSEHRHSFPALYYEESGDTLSQRVSFLKPLSRSKRDSTYSQLSPRHYFSGYSSSPEYSSESTHKIWERFRPYKKHHREEVYMAAGHALRKKVQFAKDEDLHDILDYWKGVSAQQKL; this comes from the coding sequence ATGTTCCGTCTGGGATTTTGGGTAGCTACCCTGCTCTGCGTTTGTGCCCCTGGCGTGGTCCGCAGTGACTGCTGGCTGATTGAAGGAGATAAAGGTTACGTATGGCTCGCGATCTGCAGCCAGAACCAGCCTCCGTACGAGACTATCCCCCAGCATATCAACAGTACTGTGCATGATCTACGGCTGAACGAGAACAAGCTCAAGGTGGTGCTCTACTCCTCCCTCAACCGCTTTGGCAACTTGACTGACCTCAACCTAACGAAAAACGAGATCTCGTACGTTGAGGATGGAGCCTTCATGGGGCAGTCCAATCTGCAGGTGCTGCAGCTGGGCTACAACAAGCTCACCAACCTGACCGAGGGCATGCTGCGTGGCATGGGCCGCCTCCAGTTCCTCTTTGTGCAGCACAACCTGATTGAGGTGGTCACCCCCAATGCTTTTGCGGAATGCCCCAGCCTTATTAGCATCGACCTGTCCTCCAACCGCCTCAGCCGGCTAGACGGCAACACTTTCACCAGCCTGAGCAATTTGATGGTGTGCGAACTAGCTGGGAACCCCTTCAATTGCGACTGcaacctctatggtttcctcaTGTGGCTGGTGGCTTTCAACAATGTCACAAAGAACTATGACCGTCTGCAGTGTGAGACTCCTCGGGAATTTGCGGGCTACCCACTTCTTGTGCCTCGGCCACACCACAGCCGCAATGCCATCACCATTTTCAAGTCGATGTGTGGAGATGGCCCCTTCCCATCCATTACCAGGATCAACCCCACACCTTTCATGCCAGATTCTCAGAGAGACCTGGATGACAATGCTGAGAACTCGGGCATTAGCCCTGGAGACTTCCTCTCAGTTGAGCCTCCAGCATCTTCCACCACGGATTCCTCCTTCAACCCCAGCATCAAGCTCCAGCAGGTGACTATCACCTCGGCTGCCCTGGTGGTAACGATCCCATCACCGTTCAGCAAGATGTATGTACTGGTTCAGTACAATAACAGCTACATCTCTGATGTAatgactttgaagaagaagaaagaagttgTCACTCTCACCCACCTGAAGGCTCACACTGATTATACGTTCTGTGTGGCTTCTATACGCAATTCTAAACGTTATAACCACACCTGCCTCTCCTTTGCCACCAGGAGCAAAGGGAGAGAAGATCCAATGCCCAACACCTCAACCACCACCCACTACATCATGACCATATTAGGCTGCCTTTTTGGAATGGTTATTATCCTTGGCATTGTCTATTATTGCCTGAGGAAGCGTAGGATGCAAGAAGAGAAGCAAAAATCCCTCAATGTCAAGAAAACCATTCTAGAGATGCGTTATGGCTCAGATATTGATACAAGTTCAATTGTACATCCATCGCAGAAGTTGGGAGAGCCGCCTGTCATCCCTGTCTCACGGATGTCCTCTCTTCCATCCATGATTAGCGAGAAGATGCCCCCAAACAAATCTATGGAGACTGGCATGGAGACTCCCAAGGTTACCACCAAGGGCAATTATATTGAGGTTCGGACAGGTGGAGGGGATGGGCTGGACAGGTCTCAGAGGGATGATGACCTGCATGAACTGGACAATGGGCAAGGTTCAGCTGCTGAAATCTCAACAATTGCCAAGGAAGTAGACAAGGTGAACCAGATAATCAACAACTGCATTGATGCCCTCAAGCTGGACACGGCCtctttcttggggggagggggtggtgtGGACTCTGACATGGGTTATGAATGCCAGTCCATACCAGCTGGTTCATCCAGTGGGCTGGAACGACCGAGTTTCCTCTCACCACCCTACAAGGAGAGCTCCCATCATCCCCTGCAGCGCCAACTCAGTGCAGATGCGGCTGTGACCAGGAAAACTTGCAGTGTTTCTTCCAGTGGCTCCATCAAGAGTGCCAAGGTCTTCAGCCTTGATGTACCTGACCACCCCCAGATGAGTAAGGGAGACTCCAAGTACATTGAGAAAGGCAGTCCACTCAACAGCCCCTTGGATCGCCTTCCCCTCGTGTCCCCAGGTGCCATCCATCACCTGGAGGTGAAACCTTCTTACCACTGCAGTGAACACCGGCATTCCTTCCCAGCTCTCTACTATGAGGAGAGTGGTGACACCTTAAGCCAGCGGGTGTCCTTTCTTAAGCCGCTCTCCCGTTCCAAGCGGGACTCCACTTATTCTCAGCTCTCACCCAGACATTACTTCTCGGGCTATTCCTCCAGCCCAGAGTACTCCTCAGAGAGCACCCATAAGATCTGGGAGCGTTTCCGGCCTTACAAGAAGCACCATCGGGAGGAGGTTTACATGGCAGCCGGCCATGCCCTGCGAAAGAAAGTCCAGTTCGCCAAGGATGAGGATCTGCACGATATCTTAGATTACTGGAAAGGAGTCTCTGCTCAACAGAAGTTGTGA